The genomic DNA aAGACCGATATTCCAAGCGTCGGAAAATAAACAGCtctgaaaaaaatgtgCCGATATCGGGATTTACCACGAATCCCTGAAATCCCTGTTATGTCCCATGATAGAAAGTCAAGCCTATGAAGTACCCTGAAGGTATAGTGAAACGGTTATTATACATGTGCTGCGTATATTCAGATGGCTGGCATGCATTGCGTGCTGCATTCACGTGGCTGGTCCATTCAAAAAACAACCTATCAGAAGCTCGTGGTCTACAATATCGACCAGCCCATCCATTTTATGGCGATTCCGtgaattatttttaataGGTtcgaatttttttttcaatgTTGGGTGGAAATAGGGGTAAACCACGAAACTGCTGATAGCTGCTAATCCGAAGATGATGCTACAGATCGTCCAAGTACCTGCATGACGCAACATCCTCTTTTATCCTAGTAATTCCACTAGTTTTTTCATCTATCGACTTCAATGACGTTTATTCACTTTGGTTTAAAAGGTAAACCGAAATTAAACTCGTTCTAACCATACCAAACTTTGGGAACTCGAGACATAAGAGGTAGCCTCGGTAATCGTGCTGTCAACTTTCTGATCATAATCTGCACTTATTAGCCGATATTGTGCAGCATATGCAACTCTATGCACaagataaaatatattctgCTTGGACCCACTTAGCATCAGTGCAGCTCGTCAAACGGCAGCTTTTTCTGATTCGTGCCGACCAATCTCGTATATATAAGAATGCCTTTCGCTGAGATCATACAAATTCCTTCGACTTTTCGTTGATTACAGGTTCCGTGATCTGTTGAATTACAACTATGTTCAATGGTTATAGACCTGCATTCTGGAGTCAGAGGATAAAGCATAGACATTTAGTAATCTTCTTTCTACTGCTATCTGTTATTCTCCTGATTATTTCCATCCTTGGTtgttcatcttcatcagcgGCAAATCCAAGTCTATATCTTGTGGAAATTCAATATGATGCTTATGGTCAGCTGTTCATGAAAGCTGGTGAGAATGGCATTGTCAATGCTGATGCTTATAATGTTTTAAATGCATATGATGTCAATTCCGATCTTCAAGTTAGAATTGGATATTTTGGAATTTGCACCAATTCCTCCTACTCTCTTCCTCTAGTAGTTCAGAATCAACTGGGGAGTTTGGCTCCTAAACCCAGTAATGCCACAAATGCAGGATGGGTCTGTTCGTCTAATGCGACACATCTGGCTAATGAATTCACTTGGCCCACTCAAGATGCTTTAAATCTTGTTTATGTTGCCAATGCCGTTAGAACTCACTCCATGACTCCCTGGGTTCTTATTATTGCTATAGTATTATCAGGAATCAGCTGTTTCCTGCTCATCTTGGTTCATACCACCGGCTCACAAGCTTTCCCTCTTACTACAGGAACTACTACAGGAGCCTTTTTATTTGCAGTTCTGGGAATGACATCTCAGCAAACTGCTATAAACTCCATCTCACAAATGGCATTCACCCTTTCACAAAATTCTCTTAAAATTACCACTGGCAAATCCGCCGCCGGTCTTGGCTGGGCTGCCACtgcatttttatttttatcctCCATTGCATTAGTGTTAATATTCATTAGCGAGAAGAATATTCGAGCTCGAGACTCTGATCTTGAAAGTTCTTTTCCTCGCGAAGCACCTACCAAGGTTTCTcatgaagaggaagaagaggctcaGGAAGTCAAGTCACTTATCGAGGCCATGGGCGACAAAGTTCTCGGAGCTCGCCAAAGAGCTGCTGCCGAACAGGCTGCCGAGGAGGCTGCCATCGAATACGACATGGCCAGACGGGAATCAGAGGCACAAAAGGCCACTCGAGACGCAGCCGCCCGTGAAGCTGCCAGTCGCCAGAGTGCCCACAATGCCGCCAGACCCCCATCTCCCATGGCCGAATCCAACCACTTCCGCATGCCCGGCACCATCTCCATGCCCACCCCCTACTAGAAACCTCTCCTCACTCTTCTCATTTATgatttgcatttttatatttaatGACCCTCTTTAATACACTTTAATCTTCCTTATTTGGAgccagtgcctccggcggctggggcttcgccccagaccccgtagctcctgcttcgcaggagattgctgggaccgtcgacggaaacaactcgagcgaagcgagaggagcagcggggtctggggcggagccccagccgccggaggcatttTCCCCCAAAGCTGCTAGAAAAGGGATTAGTTGAGATGTCAAAACATACCGGCCCAGATGGAGAAGTGGAGAGTGTTCTCCAGCCATAGGCACTGAgattgatttgtttgattttagCACTAGCATCGGCACGATCAACTGTGAGAACGGAGTTGAGCGGAATTTGACAAGCGTGCTGATGTCGAAGTCATAATGAAAACGacacaataaaaaagaaagcaaaaaaaagaaaaaagattttGAAATAACTGTTAAAATTGGTccatattattatataattgGATCTAAATCGGCTGATGAAGTTGGTTTTTGGAGAAAGTGTAGAAGTAGAAATGATTGGCCTATTTATACTGGCGTGAAAAGTTGTGTCGATGTAAGGGTATCGCGTAGTAGCATATTAACCCATAACAGCATTCCATCTACTCTCTATATTGGAACGCATCTTGCAATATAATATCATCACCCCTCGTCGTGCGTTTAACATTGATTTCGTTGTAGTCAGAATCCGTGATAGCTAGCTGTATCTGGCTAACTATTGGTGTTGTTTTTTCGTCATGTCCATCGAAGAACAACTCGAGAGTCTGAACAAGGCAAGGGAACTGGTTCGAGATGACCCCAATAACTACATTCAGATTATCCCGGGTATTGTCTCGGTAGCCCAACGACCAGAGACCCAATTTCGTCAATGGTGCGCcaattttttcttggaatgTTTTACCTGTAATGATTTGGATAACGAAACaaaacagcagctggcaTTGAATTGTTTGGACCCTTTGGGTCTGTTGATTCAGGAAACAAGTGAACCCGGCGACTGGGCCACGGTCAAAACTGCGATAAGTTGCTGTTCGTGTATTTATCCATTAATATTTTCGTATGTTTGTGCCAATTCAGGAGAAGCCACTGTATGGGCCAAGATATCCGATCTGAAAACCAAGATTCTTGATAAATGGGAATTAGATGCCGAGTCGGTAGCATCGAAAAAAGTTCGATTTGGTATTCAGGCGGCTTGTACCAAGTTTGCTCAACAGGTAATTTCCGTGCAATCGTATTGCTCGCGAGATCCCAGAATGAATAGGTCTCAAGATACGAATAGTGAAGACGTTTCTTTGGCTCTTGTGCCGCCTGGTCACCCTTTAATTGAACCTTCAACTATAGAGGCACAGGGTCTGGGTCTATTAGATCGCATGCTGTCTGTGTTTACCGAATCACACGTTTACGCACCCACCATCACCTGTACATTAAATGCATTATTCCCACTGTTAACGAGTCGACCATCATCAGTGCCCAAAATCCTACGTAGTATTCTAAGTTTCGATACAACCGCCAAGACTGTCGTTCCTCAAACCCCCAATTCAGCATATACGgatcttgaaatcaaattcATCGAGCGGTCTTTAAAGCTAATGCTTACTCATTGTATTCGTAAAGAACTGGCACCCAAGTTCACTGCCCAAATCCATCGTTATATATCCAATATTTCTGAGGCCCGAGCCTCACAAAACCTGAAGAAAAGACTCGGCGAGTCTGCCGACCAAACTGCTGGCGATAAAAGACCGAAACTTGAAGAAACTGGTGCACCTGCTGCCGCAGCTGCTAAACCCGACATGCCAGTCAACAGCTCAACAACGGTCCCTGCCGGTCCATTATCATTTTCCTCTTTATTTAATCTTATTAGTTCTAATGACTTACTAGCATCATTTGACGCAAAGGAGTTACCCAAGGACATTGCTATCAATATTGCTCTCACAAGTATTGCGCTTGCGAGTCAAACACTACTGGATAATTCTATTGATATCATTCGGAaaagatatcaaaatcTTTTGGAGACGAGCCAAAGCTCTACCGTATCGAAGGGAGGAGCATCATTGGATGCTTCAtacgatgacgacgaagacgatttAGATGCCATGGTAGCTGCCCAGTCTGCTCAAGTAGAGGCTGGAGCTGATTATGGCGAGgaggatgacgaagataaaGAGGCCTCTTTATTACCAGCATCGTCGTTTTCGCTTGCCTTGCCATCTAAACTCTCAACAGATCAGCGTAAGGTTGAGTTGGGCAGAGTTGTAGATAGGCTGATCTCATATAGTAGCATGTCAACCACGATTTTATCGTCTGGAGCCGCTAAAGCTAACAAGGGATTAAACAGAGTTGCTGTGACGGACTGGAATAAAGATACTTGGATTATCATTGCTTCGCGGCTTGCCACTAGAGGCGCTTGCAACTCTGGATCTGTGGAAGCCAAAACTGTAATTAGAAAACATATATTCAATTATGTTGTGGCAAACTTTAGAGAGCGTTTagaaattattatttcttggCTAACCGAGGAGTGGTTTAATGAGTTTGGTAGTGGGCTTGCTAGTGACAACGACAAGCCAGAGGCGGATGAATCAAACTCTGTTTACTATTTATGGGCTTCACAGGTGTTTGACCATATAAT from Sugiyamaella lignohabitans strain CBS 10342 chromosome D, complete sequence includes the following:
- the PTA1 gene encoding RNA-processing protein PTA1, translating into MSIEEQLESLNKARELVRDDPNNYIQIIPGIVSVAQRPETQFRQWCANFFLECFTCNDLDNETKQQLALNCLDPLGLLIQETSEPGDWATVKTAISCCSCIYPLIFSYVCANSGEATVWAKISDLKTKILDKWELDAESVASKKVRFGIQAACTKFAQQVISVQSYCSRDPRMNRSQDTNSEDVSLALVPPGHPLIEPSTIEAQGLGLLDRMLSVFTESHVYAPTITCTLNALFPLLTSRPSSVPKILRSILSFDTTAKTVVPQTPNSAYTDLEIKFIERSLKLMLTHCIRKELAPKFTAQIHRYISNISEARASQNLKKRLGESADQTAGDKRPKLEETGAPAAAAAKPDMPVNSSTTVPAGPLSFSSLFNLISSNDLLASFDAKELPKDIAINIALTSIALASQTLLDNSIDIIRKRYQNLLETSQSSTVSKGGASLDASYDDDEDDLDAMVAAQSAQVEAGADYGEEDDEDKEASLLPASSFSLALPSKLSTDQRKVELGRVVDRLISYSSMSTTILSSGAAKANKGLNRVAVTDWNKDTWIIIASRLATRGACNSGSVEAKTVIRKHIFNYVVANFRERLEIIISWLTEEWFNEFGSGLASDNDKPEADESNSVYYLWASQVFDHIMPLIEADDTKGFIRLLSDLPQLNRSLINKMRSLCVDPLRAKIGFMAIRYLIKLKPPVKEFCLDLLEDLYKSDEDSRKVGGAILKTYRPKFIEEQDAVKVE